A portion of the Trichomycterus rosablanca isolate fTriRos1 chromosome 17, fTriRos1.hap1, whole genome shotgun sequence genome contains these proteins:
- the plaat1 gene encoding phospholipase A and acyltransferase 1 has product MDSQQRTNHTMATSEPDPYNEPQPGDLIEIFRPAYQHWALYLGDGYIINLTPVDESQAAAMSSVKSVFTRKAIVRMQLLKDVVGGDTFRVNNKYDNSHTPLPVSDIIQQAQLLIGQEVSYDLLGSNCEHFVTLLRYGEGVSEQAKRAIGAISLVTAAASAFSVLGLINTRSRNRPF; this is encoded by the exons ATGGATAGTCAACAAAGGACAAACCATACT ATGGCCACTAGTGAACCTGACCCTTATAATGAACCCCAACCTGGGGACCTCATTGAGATCTTCAGACCAGCGTATCAACACTGGGCGCTCTACCTGGGAGACGGATACATCATCAACCTTACGCCAGTTG ATGAGAGTCAGGCGGCTGCCATGTCCAGTGTGAAGTCGGTGTTCACTCGGAAGGCCATAGTACGAATGCAGCTCCTGAAGGACGTGGTGGGGGGAGACACTTTCCGAGTCAACAATAAATATGACAACAGTCACACGCCCTTGCCCGTCTCTGACATAATTCAGCAAGCACAGCTACTGATTGGGCAGGAGGTGTCATATGACCTGCTGGGCAGTAACTGTGAGCACTTTGTCACCCTACTGCGATATGGCGAGGGCGTATCTGAGCAG GCTAAGCGTGCTATAGGAGCCATAAGCTTGGTGACAGCAGCGGCAAGTGCCTTCTCCGTGCTTGGTCTGATCAACACTCGCTCCAGGAACCGACCTTTCTGA
- the rfc4 gene encoding replication factor C subunit 4 — protein MQAFLKGSTQSVKPQKDKAGASGSGEKRQKLVPWVEKYRPRCVDEVAFQEEVVAVLKKSLEGSDLPNLLFYGPPGTGKTSTILAAARELYGPELYKHRVLELNASDERGIQVIREKVKTFAQLTVAGTRTDGKSCPPFKIIILDEADSMTNAAQAALRRTMEKESRTTRFCLICNYVSRIINPLTSRCSKFRFKPLGDEIQHERLVNICTKENLKYTKEGIEALVKVSEGDLRKAITLLQSAARLTSEKEVTESIIIEISGVVPPKVIENLLKTCYKGTFEKVEIAVKDMIDEGYAATLILNQLHDIIIEEKLNDKQKSVITEKMAVVDKCLVDGADEYLQLLNLCSVIMQQAAQSS, from the exons ATGCAGGCTTTTCTAAAAGGATCCACACAAAGTGTTAAACCACAAAAGGACAAAGCAGGAGCATCGGGCAGTGGAGAGAAGCGTCAGAAGCTGGTCCCATGGGTGGAAAAATA CAGGCCGAGGTGTGTGGATGAAGTTGCCTTTCAAGAGGAGGTTGTTGCAGTATTGAAGAAATCACTAGAGGGCTCTGAT TTGCCTAATTTGCTGTTTTACGGGCCTCCAGGAACAGGAAAAACATCCACAATCCTGGCTGCAGCAAGAGAGCTTTATGG tccagagctATACAAACACAGGGTGCTGGAGCTAAACGCCTCAGATGAAAGAGGGATTCAGGTGATTCgagaaaaagtaaaaacctTTGCTCAGCTCACAGTGGCTGGGACACGAACAGA TGGAAAATCTTGTCCTCCGTTTAAAATCATCATTCTTGATGAGGCAGACTCCATGACCAACGCTGCCCAGGCTGCTCTCAGACGCACCATGGAGAAAGAGTCTCGTACCACTCGCTTCTGTCTCATCTGCAACTATGTCAGCAG AATCATTAATCCTTTGACGTCCCGCTGCTCCAAGTTCCGCTTTAAACCCCTCGGAGACGAGATTCAGCACGAGCGGCTAGTAAACATCTGCACGAAGGAGAACCTTAAGTACACCAAAGAGGGTATTGAGGCGCTGGTCAAAGTATCAGAGGGAGATCTTCGAAAAGCTATAACACTCTTGCAGAGTGCAGCACGACTCACTTCAGAGAAGGAAGTCACAGAGAGCATCATTATAGAGATCTCAGGG GTGGTTCCACCAAAAGTGATTGAAAACCTGCTGAAGACCTGTTACAAAGGCACTTTTGAGAAAGTGGAGATTGCAGTAAAG GATATGATTGATGAAGGCTACGCTGCCACACTGATACTAAACCAGCTCCATGACATTATTATAGAGGAGAAACTGAATGATAAACAGAAGTCTGTAATCACAGAGAAGATGGCA gtggtggataagtGCTTGGTGGATGGCGCTGATGAGTACTTGCAGTTGTTGAATCTTTGCTCGGTCATCATGCAGCAGGCTGCACAGAGCAGCTGA